The following proteins are encoded in a genomic region of Actinomadura sp. NAK00032:
- a CDS encoding nucleoside hydrolase: MTKGPVFLYDCDTGIDDAMTLLYLASLVRAGEAELAAVGTVHGNIDPRTGALNTLRVLEAAGITGGVPVAVGADRPTAQDVHYALDWHGTDGLGDTHLPDPAGRPVAEPAAAQIVRLARERPGELTLLATGPLTNLGAALLLDGGLPSLIREVVVMGGAFDHPGNITTHAEANIWHDPEAADLVFAADWPVVLVPLDATHPTAVHDDWLDRLGAHDSEVARFAARILKFYEVAYTPTLKRRGAVIHDALAAMLAVEPGLGEYAHRPVRVELRGELTRGTTVWDARSLPAEDTRRPVKVAVGSDVTAFQDRLLAALTSF; encoded by the coding sequence GTGACCAAAGGACCTGTGTTCCTCTACGACTGCGACACCGGCATCGACGACGCGATGACGCTGCTGTACCTGGCCTCGCTGGTCCGGGCGGGCGAGGCGGAGCTGGCGGCGGTCGGCACGGTGCACGGCAACATCGACCCGCGGACCGGCGCGCTGAACACGCTGCGCGTGCTGGAGGCGGCCGGGATCACCGGGGGCGTGCCGGTCGCGGTGGGCGCGGACCGGCCGACGGCGCAGGACGTCCACTACGCGCTGGACTGGCACGGGACGGACGGCCTCGGCGACACGCACCTGCCCGACCCGGCGGGGCGGCCCGTCGCCGAGCCCGCCGCCGCGCAGATCGTCCGGCTGGCGCGCGAGCGGCCCGGCGAGCTGACGCTGCTGGCGACCGGCCCGCTGACGAACCTGGGCGCGGCGCTGCTGCTGGACGGCGGGCTGCCGTCGCTGATCCGCGAGGTCGTCGTCATGGGCGGCGCGTTCGACCACCCGGGCAACATCACGACGCACGCCGAGGCGAACATCTGGCACGACCCGGAGGCCGCCGACCTGGTGTTCGCGGCGGACTGGCCGGTCGTGCTGGTGCCGCTGGACGCCACGCACCCGACCGCCGTCCACGACGACTGGCTGGACCGGCTCGGCGCGCACGACAGCGAGGTCGCCCGCTTCGCCGCGCGGATCCTGAAGTTCTACGAGGTCGCCTACACGCCGACGCTGAAGCGCCGGGGCGCGGTCATCCACGACGCGCTCGCCGCGATGCTGGCCGTGGAACCGGGCCTCGGCGAGTACGCCCACCGGCCCGTCCGGGTGGAGCTGCGGGGCGAGCTGACGCGCGGCACCACCGTGTGGGACGCGCGGTCACTGCCCGCCGAGGACACCCGCCGCCCGGTCAAGGTCGCCGTCGGCAGCGACGTGACGGCGTTCCAGGACCGCCTCCTCGCGGCGCTGACCTCGTTCTGA
- a CDS encoding PIG-L deacetylase family protein, producing MAHPDDVDFGAAGTVAGWTDRGIEVVYLMVTDGDAGGFDDNVSRTEMATLRREEQRAAAKCAGVTDVRFLGHPDGRVEATLDLRRDIARVIRQVRPDRVLMPSPERNYERIYPSHPDHRAVGSAALDAVYPDARNPYAFPELLADEGLEAWTAREVWLTGGPVVNHYVDITDRFERKVNALRAHVSQTGHMGDGLPEMLRGWLGANAAAAGLPEGRLAESFQVVDTA from the coding sequence ATGGCGCACCCCGACGACGTCGACTTCGGTGCGGCCGGGACCGTGGCGGGCTGGACGGACCGGGGCATCGAGGTCGTCTACCTCATGGTGACCGACGGCGACGCGGGCGGCTTCGACGACAACGTCTCCCGTACGGAGATGGCGACGCTGCGCCGCGAGGAGCAGCGCGCGGCGGCCAAGTGCGCCGGGGTGACCGACGTCCGGTTCCTCGGCCACCCGGACGGGCGGGTCGAGGCGACGCTGGACCTGCGCCGCGACATCGCCCGGGTGATCCGGCAGGTGCGGCCGGACCGGGTGCTGATGCCGAGCCCGGAGCGCAACTACGAGCGGATCTACCCGAGCCACCCCGACCACCGGGCGGTGGGCTCGGCGGCGCTCGACGCCGTCTACCCCGACGCCCGCAACCCGTACGCGTTCCCGGAGCTGCTCGCCGACGAGGGCCTGGAGGCGTGGACGGCGCGGGAGGTGTGGCTCACCGGCGGTCCCGTCGTGAACCACTACGTCGACATCACCGACCGCTTCGAGCGGAAGGTGAACGCGCTGCGCGCGCACGTGAGCCAGACCGGGCACATGGGCGACGGGCTGCCGGAGATGCTGCGCGGCTGGCTGGGCGCCAACGCGGCGGCGGCGGGCCTGCCGGAGGGCCGTCTCGCCGAGTCGTTCCAGGTCGTCGACACCGCCTGA
- a CDS encoding SRPBCC family protein produces MQHEIEATARSGAEPEVIFKHLCLAEAWGEWGGFWIRARREADGTEHPNGIGAVRSVPPWREEVVAWDPPRHYGYVAHTGPPRRRVLVDITLEPHSGGTLIRWCGEVEGFPGTGRYTRAALRRRFGSYARRVAWHAERCEPGCPARLPGVL; encoded by the coding sequence ATGCAGCATGAGATCGAGGCCACCGCCAGGTCCGGCGCCGAACCGGAAGTGATCTTCAAGCACCTCTGCCTCGCCGAGGCGTGGGGCGAATGGGGCGGCTTCTGGATCCGCGCCCGGCGCGAGGCCGACGGGACCGAGCACCCGAACGGGATCGGGGCCGTCCGGTCCGTCCCGCCCTGGCGCGAGGAGGTCGTCGCCTGGGACCCGCCGCGGCACTACGGCTATGTCGCGCACACCGGCCCGCCGCGCCGCCGCGTCCTGGTCGACATCACGCTGGAGCCGCACTCCGGCGGGACGCTGATCCGCTGGTGCGGCGAGGTCGAGGGCTTCCCGGGGACCGGCCGCTACACGCGGGCCGCCCTGCGCCGCCGGTTCGGCTCGTACGCGCGCCGCGTCGCCTGGCACGCCGAGCGCTGCGAGCCCGGCTGCCCGGCCCGGCTGCCGGGCGTGCTCTAG
- a CDS encoding serine hydrolase: MRRHIIVLALAAGATGAGFTAHWLVADAPQRKSGATVGATEPIKTGREAAVANRPGTRPFDRPALTQAVRAYLGTRPGKAGIMATDLRTGLSFGQNENGRFVTASVMKVDILSSLVLQHQRGRDALTAGQRELAGQMIRESDNSAADALYSAAGGDGGVKKANKSLGLKNTTPFAGSWGSSLTTPADQVRLLRNLASDKSPIKAANRQYILGLMGSVVKEQAWGVSAAARPGEKVALKNGWTPVRFQGHGWAVNSIGRITGRDHDFLVAVCSGDSPTMEKGVDTVERVAEMVVSTMRGSHP; encoded by the coding sequence ATGCGACGTCATATCATCGTGCTCGCCCTGGCCGCGGGCGCCACCGGGGCGGGCTTCACCGCCCACTGGCTCGTCGCCGACGCACCGCAGCGCAAGAGCGGCGCGACCGTCGGCGCCACCGAACCGATCAAGACCGGGCGGGAGGCGGCCGTGGCGAACCGGCCCGGCACCCGCCCGTTCGACCGCCCGGCGCTGACCCAGGCCGTCCGCGCCTACCTCGGCACCCGTCCGGGCAAGGCGGGGATCATGGCCACCGACCTGCGCACCGGCCTGTCCTTCGGGCAGAACGAAAACGGCCGGTTCGTCACCGCCAGCGTCATGAAGGTCGACATCCTGTCCAGCCTCGTCCTGCAGCACCAGCGGGGACGGGACGCGCTGACGGCGGGGCAGCGCGAACTCGCCGGGCAGATGATCCGCGAGAGCGACAACTCGGCGGCCGACGCGCTGTACTCCGCCGCCGGCGGCGACGGCGGCGTCAAGAAGGCGAACAAGAGCCTCGGCCTGAAGAACACGACGCCGTTCGCCGGGTCGTGGGGCTCGTCCCTGACGACGCCGGCCGACCAGGTGCGCCTGCTGCGGAACCTGGCGTCGGACAAGAGCCCCATCAAGGCCGCCAACCGCCAGTACATCCTGGGCCTGATGGGCTCGGTGGTGAAGGAGCAGGCGTGGGGCGTCAGCGCGGCGGCCCGTCCGGGCGAGAAGGTGGCGCTGAAGAACGGCTGGACGCCGGTCCGGTTCCAGGGGCACGGATGGGCGGTCAACAGCATCGGCCGCATCACCGGACGCGACCACGACTTCCTGGTCGCGGTGTGCAGCGGGGACAGCCCGACGATGGAGAAGGGCGTGGACACGGTCGAGCGCGTGGCCGAGATGGTCGTCAGCACGATGCGCGGCTCGCATCCGTGA
- a CDS encoding DUF4190 domain-containing protein, with protein sequence MTYPPPGSGYPGPRPPYQPPPAPPGPPGPPGYGSPYRNDSTNGLAVAAFITGLLGCFGILGIILGAISLSQIGRNGGRGRGFAIAGIVLSSLWIVSGVVIGIVVAAADSSSDRTGDGAFPRPSQSRTQTVDAQKMEVGDCINDAATASNPSDTEPVEVESVKIVPCTGPHDGEVAAVFRLTGSIMPPESELQRRASDGCKIRTRARIDRDPAASRLGNSFYYPTDESWRQGDRTVTCVIVAANDGTKLTRPVRP encoded by the coding sequence ATGACATACCCTCCCCCCGGATCCGGGTACCCGGGTCCCCGACCCCCTTACCAGCCGCCGCCGGCGCCTCCCGGCCCGCCGGGCCCGCCCGGGTACGGCTCCCCGTACCGCAACGACTCGACCAACGGCCTGGCGGTCGCGGCCTTCATCACCGGGCTGCTCGGCTGCTTCGGCATCCTCGGGATCATCCTCGGGGCGATCTCGCTGAGCCAGATCGGCCGGAACGGCGGCCGCGGCCGCGGGTTCGCGATCGCCGGCATCGTCCTGTCCTCGCTGTGGATCGTCTCCGGCGTCGTCATCGGCATCGTGGTCGCCGCCGCCGACTCCTCGTCGGACCGCACCGGCGACGGCGCCTTCCCGCGGCCATCGCAGAGCAGGACCCAGACGGTGGACGCGCAGAAGATGGAGGTCGGCGACTGCATCAACGACGCCGCGACCGCGTCCAACCCGTCCGACACCGAGCCGGTCGAGGTCGAGAGCGTGAAGATCGTGCCGTGCACCGGGCCGCATGACGGCGAGGTGGCGGCGGTCTTCCGGCTGACGGGCTCCATCATGCCGCCGGAGTCGGAGCTGCAGCGGCGGGCGTCGGACGGCTGCAAGATCCGCACCCGGGCGCGGATCGACCGCGACCCGGCGGCGAGCCGCCTCGGGAACTCCTTCTACTACCCCACGGACGAGTCGTGGCGGCAGGGCGACCGCACCGTCACCTGCGTGATCGTGGCGGCCAACGACGGGACGAAGCTCACCCGTCCGGTGCGCCCCTGA
- a CDS encoding response regulator transcription factor, whose product MSEALKRVVLVDDHQMFRTGVKAELGGGVEIVGEAGDVDEAVAVIRESRPDVVLLDVHLPGGGGIEVLRRLHGAVPSKFLALSVSDAAEDVIGVVRGGARGYVTKTISGPELTDAIGRVAEGDAVFSPRLAGFVLDAFAASDVPAVDPELDQITQRERDVLRLIARGYAYKEIAKELFISVKTVETHVSSVLRKLQLSNRHELSRWAAARRLV is encoded by the coding sequence ATGAGCGAGGCGTTGAAGCGGGTCGTGCTGGTGGACGACCACCAGATGTTCCGGACCGGCGTGAAGGCGGAGCTGGGCGGCGGCGTCGAGATCGTCGGGGAGGCGGGCGACGTCGACGAGGCGGTGGCGGTGATCCGCGAGTCGCGGCCGGACGTCGTGCTGCTGGACGTCCACCTGCCCGGCGGCGGCGGGATCGAGGTGCTGCGCCGGCTGCACGGCGCCGTCCCGTCGAAGTTCCTCGCGCTGTCGGTGTCGGACGCGGCGGAGGACGTGATCGGGGTCGTGCGCGGCGGGGCGCGCGGCTACGTCACCAAGACGATCTCGGGTCCGGAGCTGACGGACGCGATCGGCCGGGTCGCGGAGGGCGACGCCGTGTTCTCGCCGCGGCTCGCCGGGTTCGTGCTCGACGCGTTCGCCGCGTCGGACGTCCCGGCCGTGGACCCCGAGCTCGACCAGATCACCCAGCGGGAGCGGGACGTCCTGCGGCTGATCGCGCGCGGCTACGCCTACAAGGAGATCGCCAAGGAGCTGTTCATCTCGGTGAAGACGGTCGAGACGCACGTGAGCAGCGTGCTGCGGAAGCTCCAGCTGTCCAACCGGCACGAGCTGTCGCGCTGGGCGGCCGCCCGCCGCCTCGTCTGA
- a CDS encoding PspC domain-containing protein, protein MSQDAAGTEAVGTEAVPLPSPPLERAAEDRLLAGVCRGLAGHLGVDVVLVRAAFVLLTVASGLGVAAYAAFWILVPVAAKEPPAGAAAGGTDGATAVAAPGRRRGRDWGQLLVYTAVTLGLAALPWGAAGVVQWALWPFVVGGVGAAILWQQADRDQRQRWTLPLRQRWLRSLLGLLLVVGGIGGVVVQNVEAAQARSVIIAMLIILTGVAVIVTPWVVRLWQDLDAERHERIRSQERAELAAHVHDSVLHTLTLIQRNAHDTREVQRLARSQERTLRTWLYQPRADPDRTFAAAIKEAAGEVEDDHGVPIEIVCVGDTALDERLGAALQAAREAMVNAAKYAEAPSVSVYAEVSGDEIAIFVRDRGKGFDLDAVPADRMGVRGSIIGRMERNGGKATVRTAPGEGTEVRLEIKKS, encoded by the coding sequence GTGAGCCAGGACGCGGCGGGCACGGAGGCGGTGGGCACGGAGGCGGTGCCGCTGCCGTCCCCGCCGCTGGAGCGCGCCGCCGAGGACAGGCTGCTGGCCGGGGTGTGCCGTGGCCTCGCCGGGCATCTGGGCGTGGACGTGGTGCTCGTCCGGGCCGCGTTCGTGCTGCTGACGGTGGCGAGCGGGCTCGGCGTCGCCGCGTACGCCGCGTTCTGGATCCTGGTGCCCGTCGCCGCGAAGGAGCCGCCGGCCGGTGCGGCGGCCGGCGGGACTGACGGTGCGACGGCCGTCGCGGCGCCCGGTCGCCGGCGCGGCCGCGACTGGGGCCAGCTGCTCGTCTACACGGCCGTCACGCTGGGCCTCGCGGCGCTGCCGTGGGGCGCGGCGGGTGTCGTGCAGTGGGCGCTGTGGCCGTTCGTCGTCGGCGGGGTCGGCGCCGCGATCCTGTGGCAGCAGGCCGACCGCGACCAGCGGCAGCGGTGGACGCTGCCGCTCCGCCAGCGGTGGCTGCGCAGCCTGCTCGGCCTGCTGCTGGTCGTCGGCGGCATCGGCGGCGTCGTCGTGCAGAACGTGGAGGCGGCGCAGGCGCGGTCCGTCATCATCGCCATGCTGATCATCCTGACCGGGGTCGCGGTGATCGTGACGCCGTGGGTGGTGCGGCTCTGGCAGGACCTGGACGCCGAGCGGCACGAGCGCATCCGCTCCCAGGAGCGCGCCGAGCTGGCCGCGCACGTCCACGACTCGGTGCTGCACACGCTGACCCTGATCCAGCGGAACGCGCACGACACCCGCGAGGTGCAGCGGCTCGCCCGGTCCCAGGAGCGCACCCTGCGGACCTGGCTCTACCAGCCGCGCGCCGACCCCGACCGGACGTTCGCCGCCGCGATCAAGGAGGCCGCCGGGGAGGTCGAGGACGACCACGGCGTGCCCATCGAGATCGTCTGCGTGGGCGACACGGCGCTGGACGAGCGCCTCGGCGCGGCGCTGCAGGCCGCGCGGGAGGCGATGGTGAACGCCGCCAAGTACGCGGAGGCGCCGTCGGTGTCGGTGTACGCGGAGGTCTCGGGCGACGAGATCGCCATCTTCGTCCGCGACCGGGGCAAGGGATTCGACCTCGACGCGGTCCCGGCGGACCGGATGGGCGTCCGAGGGTCCATCATCGGACGTATGGAGCGCAACGGCGGGAAGGCGACCGTCCGCACGGCTCCCGGCGAGGGCACCGAGGTTCGGCTGGAGATCAAGAAATCATGA
- a CDS encoding PspC domain-containing protein: MSMAGREGEQATRERTGPGYSRLARDADRRLLAGVCTGLGRYTGIDPVVFRVGFAILVLAHGQGILLYIAAALLMPASPGESSLAEQLFKRWFDAQAVLSILGALLCVGVALSLFGGAYTDTIAVMVVFGLVLVVAHSRGADLVGAARSVPERLAGHPPEPSAAWARPAASGGVSFDKDVPEEPRAGGGLPAGMIDLAEYSAARAGAPAEDVRTAAKADRTACGKRGRSPAAAITLLAAMAAGAALIPVANGYPAPDSWLIVMAPALAVVGLGLVVGGWFRTRGLATAGTVLTLSMLTTTVAGDMPRNAEYGAVDWRPTDMSQTNQVYKVGVGQGDLDLTALPIAPGQRVTIDAQVLLGGLAVTLPPGARVTVDARIALGDLRVQNRTTSGPNARLTQVLEPEKPGGNPPLIELRIRGKVGDVDVTRG; encoded by the coding sequence ATGAGCATGGCAGGCAGGGAAGGCGAGCAGGCGACGCGGGAGCGGACGGGGCCGGGCTACTCGCGGCTGGCGCGGGACGCCGACCGGCGCCTCCTCGCCGGCGTGTGCACCGGGCTCGGCCGCTACACCGGCATCGACCCGGTCGTCTTCCGGGTGGGCTTCGCGATTCTCGTGCTGGCGCACGGGCAGGGGATCCTCCTCTACATCGCGGCGGCGCTGCTGATGCCCGCGAGCCCCGGCGAGTCGTCGCTCGCGGAGCAGCTGTTCAAGCGGTGGTTCGACGCGCAGGCCGTCCTGTCGATCCTCGGTGCACTGCTGTGCGTCGGCGTCGCGCTCAGCCTGTTCGGCGGGGCCTACACCGACACGATCGCCGTGATGGTGGTGTTCGGGCTGGTGCTGGTGGTGGCGCACTCGCGGGGCGCGGACCTGGTGGGCGCCGCGCGGTCGGTCCCCGAGCGGCTCGCCGGGCACCCGCCGGAGCCGTCCGCGGCGTGGGCGCGGCCGGCGGCGAGCGGCGGCGTGTCATTCGACAAGGACGTCCCCGAGGAGCCGCGGGCGGGCGGGGGGCTGCCCGCCGGCATGATCGACCTCGCCGAGTACTCCGCCGCCCGCGCCGGCGCGCCCGCCGAGGACGTCCGCACGGCGGCGAAGGCCGACCGGACGGCGTGCGGGAAGCGCGGCCGGTCGCCGGCGGCGGCGATCACGCTGCTGGCCGCCATGGCGGCGGGCGCGGCGCTGATCCCCGTCGCGAACGGGTACCCGGCGCCCGACTCGTGGCTGATCGTCATGGCGCCCGCGCTCGCGGTCGTCGGGCTCGGCCTCGTCGTCGGCGGCTGGTTCCGCACGCGCGGCCTCGCCACGGCGGGCACCGTGCTGACCTTGAGCATGCTGACCACGACCGTGGCGGGGGACATGCCGCGCAACGCCGAGTACGGGGCCGTCGACTGGCGTCCCACCGACATGTCGCAGACGAACCAGGTCTACAAGGTCGGCGTCGGCCAGGGCGACCTCGACCTCACCGCGCTGCCGATCGCGCCCGGCCAGCGCGTCACCATCGACGCGCAGGTGCTCCTCGGCGGGCTGGCGGTCACGCTGCCGCCGGGCGCCCGGGTCACCGTGGACGCGCGGATCGCGCTCGGCGACCTGCGCGTCCAGAACCGGACGACGAGCGGGCCCAACGCGAGGCTCACGCAGGTCCTCGAACCGGAGAAGCCGGGCGGCAACCCGCCGCTGATCGAGCTGCGCATACGCGGGAAGGTCGGAGACGTGGACGTGACCCGTGGCTGA
- a CDS encoding TetR/AcrR family transcriptional regulator — MTGQAGAPDAGCADVLPGSRSALDPGRAIKPGRHGLSPETVAGIQRGRLIDAFVQVVCERGFAHTTISRVTEAAGVTKKTFYAHFTDLDECFLAAYRRGMDILLGRMTQAYEAEPSRPDGVHAALRTLLAALAREPRFARASLVEANAAGPQVRQARLDDLVRFRAFFTGPSLPPVPVAVIDAIVGGVYSAIHVQMETGDPAELPSLLPSLTYFALLPLVGREAASRYLTEEPR; from the coding sequence ATGACGGGGCAGGCCGGGGCGCCCGACGCGGGCTGCGCGGACGTGCTGCCCGGATCCCGGTCCGCGCTGGACCCGGGCCGCGCCATCAAGCCCGGACGGCACGGCCTGTCCCCCGAGACCGTCGCCGGCATCCAGCGGGGGCGGCTGATCGACGCGTTCGTCCAGGTCGTCTGCGAGCGCGGGTTCGCGCACACCACGATCAGCCGGGTCACCGAGGCCGCCGGCGTCACGAAGAAGACGTTCTACGCGCACTTCACCGATCTGGACGAGTGCTTCCTCGCCGCCTACCGGCGCGGCATGGACATCCTGCTCGGCCGCATGACGCAGGCGTACGAGGCCGAGCCGAGCCGCCCGGACGGGGTCCACGCGGCGCTGCGCACGCTGCTCGCCGCGCTGGCCCGCGAGCCCCGGTTCGCGCGGGCGTCGCTGGTGGAGGCGAACGCGGCGGGCCCGCAGGTCCGGCAGGCGCGGCTGGACGACCTCGTCCGGTTCCGCGCGTTCTTCACCGGACCGTCGCTGCCGCCTGTCCCGGTCGCCGTGATCGACGCGATCGTCGGCGGCGTCTACAGCGCGATCCACGTCCAGATGGAGACGGGCGACCCGGCGGAGCTGCCGTCGCTGCTGCCCTCGCTGACCTACTTCGCGCTGCTGCCGCTCGTCGGCCGGGAGGCGGCGTCCCGCTACCTCACCGAAGAGCCGCGTTAA
- a CDS encoding cysteine dioxygenase, producing the protein MDLSVVPDIAMRGQDDPHGRTVAVRPPTAGQLAARVRDLAGRPGEWWRLVRFDADRPQDVPLGDGAWLTTWPPGHGGTVHGGVSTLVAGELAVVTITERGVTERPLRANRVRVHGGPQALTNPGPAFAVSLHAAEPDARP; encoded by the coding sequence ATGGACCTCTCCGTGGTTCCCGACATCGCCATGCGCGGCCAGGACGACCCGCACGGCCGCACCGTCGCCGTCCGCCCGCCGACCGCCGGGCAGCTCGCCGCCCGCGTCCGCGACCTGGCCGGACGCCCCGGCGAGTGGTGGCGGCTCGTCCGGTTCGACGCGGACCGCCCGCAGGACGTCCCGCTCGGCGACGGCGCCTGGCTGACGACCTGGCCGCCCGGCCACGGCGGTACCGTCCACGGCGGCGTCAGCACGCTCGTCGCGGGGGAGCTGGCCGTCGTCACGATCACCGAGCGCGGCGTCACCGAGCGGCCGCTGCGCGCCAACCGGGTCCGCGTGCACGGCGGCCCGCAGGCGCTCACGAACCCCGGCCCGGCCTTCGCCGTCAGCCTGCACGCCGCCGAGCCGGACGCCCGGCCCTAA
- a CDS encoding (2Fe-2S)-binding protein, producing the protein MPRIRVEVDGTTYEDDVEPRLLLVHYLRERLGKVGTPVGCDTSNCGACTVLMDGMSVKSCSVLAVQADGRDVTTVEGLGVDGGTHPMQRAFHEEHALQCGYCTPGMIMASLDLLRENPDPSEAEVREGLEGNLCRCTGYQNIVKAVRRAASEMREPAGREVTP; encoded by the coding sequence ATGCCACGTATCCGTGTCGAGGTCGACGGGACGACGTACGAAGACGACGTCGAACCGCGCCTCCTTCTCGTCCACTATCTGCGCGAACGGCTGGGAAAGGTCGGGACCCCGGTCGGGTGCGACACCAGCAACTGCGGAGCCTGCACCGTCCTGATGGACGGGATGAGCGTGAAGAGCTGCTCCGTGCTGGCCGTCCAGGCGGACGGCCGCGACGTGACGACCGTCGAGGGCCTCGGCGTCGACGGTGGGACGCATCCCATGCAGCGGGCCTTCCATGAAGAGCACGCGCTCCAGTGCGGCTACTGCACGCCCGGCATGATCATGGCGTCGCTCGATCTGCTGCGGGAGAACCCCGACCCGTCCGAGGCGGAGGTCCGGGAGGGGCTTGAGGGCAACCTGTGCCGGTGCACGGGCTACCAGAACATCGTCAAGGCGGTGCGGCGGGCGGCGAGCGAGATGCGCGAGCCCGCCGGGCGGGAGGTGACGCCGTGA